A stretch of the Fusobacterium varium genome encodes the following:
- the murD gene encoding UDP-N-acetylmuramoylalanine--D-glutamate ligase: MKKAMVFGAGVSGLGAEHLLKNMGYEVILVDDKKGIPSKEGMKHLDEIEIFVKSPGVPYNELVMKAKEKKIKLVDEIELSYEYMLQYEIKSKVIAVTGTNGKTTTTSKITELLQYAGYKAEYAGNIGVSYAELLLRYKDLDYIVLELSSYQLENLLDFKPWITMVINLTPDHLSRYKDIDDYYKTKFNIGKNQTENDYFIFNLDSREVVERENFILGKKIKISQNTNEECDFWVENGKLYGKDGEILECTELSLKGKHNLENVLFIVATAKIIGIQNEKIREFLYNTKTIEHRMEDFFNYGKVKFINDSKGTNIDSTKFAVEAFDQCILICGGFDKKLDWAPLADLIKIHAKEVYLIGETADEINRILIEKGYDSSRVFLLRDLRSCLLNMKGRFTPDEHQVVLLSPATSSFDQFNSYEHRGEVFKELVREIFGR, from the coding sequence ATGAAAAAAGCAATGGTCTTTGGAGCTGGTGTAAGCGGCCTTGGAGCTGAACATTTGTTGAAAAATATGGGGTATGAAGTAATACTTGTTGATGATAAAAAAGGAATACCTTCTAAAGAAGGTATGAAACATTTAGATGAAATTGAAATTTTTGTTAAAAGTCCAGGAGTACCATATAACGAGCTTGTTATGAAAGCTAAAGAAAAAAAAATAAAATTAGTAGATGAAATTGAATTAAGTTATGAATATATGTTACAATATGAAATAAAAAGTAAAGTAATTGCTGTAACAGGAACAAATGGAAAAACTACTACTACTTCTAAAATAACAGAACTTCTCCAATATGCTGGATATAAAGCTGAGTATGCTGGAAATATAGGAGTTTCATATGCAGAATTACTTTTAAGATATAAAGATTTAGACTATATTGTTTTAGAGTTAAGTTCATACCAGCTTGAAAATCTTCTTGATTTTAAACCATGGATAACTATGGTAATAAATCTTACTCCTGATCATCTTTCTAGGTATAAGGATATAGACGATTATTATAAAACAAAATTTAATATAGGTAAAAATCAGACAGAAAATGACTATTTTATTTTTAATCTTGATTCAAGAGAAGTAGTAGAAAGAGAGAATTTTATACTTGGAAAAAAGATAAAAATATCTCAAAATACTAATGAAGAGTGTGATTTTTGGGTAGAAAATGGAAAACTCTATGGAAAAGATGGAGAAATTTTAGAATGTACAGAACTTTCATTGAAGGGAAAACATAACCTTGAAAATGTACTTTTTATTGTAGCAACAGCCAAAATAATAGGTATACAAAATGAAAAGATTAGAGAATTTTTATATAATACAAAAACCATTGAGCATAGAATGGAAGACTTTTTTAATTATGGAAAAGTAAAATTTATAAATGATTCTAAAGGAACAAATATTGATTCAACAAAATTTGCAGTAGAAGCTTTTGATCAATGTATTCTTATTTGCGGCGGATTTGATAAGAAGCTTGATTGGGCTCCATTAGCAGATCTGATAAAGATTCATGCAAAGGAAGTATACCTTATAGGAGAAACTGCAGATGAAATTAACAGAATACTTATAGAAAAAGGATATGACAGCAGCAGAGTATTTCTGCTTAGAGATTTGAGAAGCTGTCTTTTAAATATGAAAGGGAGATTTACTCCTGATGAGCATCAGGTCGTACTTCTTTCACCAGCAACTTCCAGCTTTGATCAGTTCAATAGCTATGAACACAGAGGGGAAGTATTCAAGGAATTAGTAAGAGAAATTTTTGGTAGGTGA
- the mraY gene encoding phospho-N-acetylmuramoyl-pentapeptide transferase, whose translation MLYILGEYFESLAFLKSMYLRGFISFTLSFVLVLILGKPFINYLKVKKFGEKIRDDGPASHLSKKGTPTMGGVLIVIVMLVTNLLVSDISNTFIDVLLVAMMGFASIGFIDDYKKFTVNKKGLSGKKKLLGQAMIAVLVWLFVTQVGLTGDRTFDLSIINPLISGSMFYIGSIGMLIFILIILMGTSNAVNITDGLDGLAIMPMIICSTILGAISYFTGNVNMSEHLKLFYIPGSGEMSVFLATICGSGLGFLWYNFYPAQIFMGDTGSLTLGGVLGVVAILLKQELILPIIGGVFVMEALSVILQVGSFKLRGKRIFKMAPIHHHFELSGLAETKVTMRFWITTLIFGMVALGIIRLRGIL comes from the coding sequence ATGTTATATATATTAGGGGAGTACTTTGAAAGTCTTGCTTTTTTAAAGTCTATGTATTTGAGAGGATTTATAAGTTTTACATTATCTTTCGTTTTAGTTTTGATCTTAGGAAAACCATTCATAAACTATCTAAAAGTTAAAAAATTCGGTGAAAAAATCAGAGATGATGGTCCTGCTTCACATCTTTCTAAAAAAGGAACACCTACAATGGGTGGGGTTCTTATAGTTATAGTGATGTTGGTAACAAATCTCTTGGTATCAGATATATCTAATACATTTATAGATGTACTTCTTGTAGCTATGATGGGATTTGCATCTATAGGATTTATTGATGATTATAAAAAATTTACTGTGAATAAAAAAGGGCTTTCAGGAAAGAAAAAACTTTTAGGGCAGGCTATGATAGCCGTGTTGGTATGGCTTTTTGTAACTCAGGTAGGATTAACAGGAGACAGGACATTTGATCTTTCAATAATCAATCCCCTGATTTCTGGAAGTATGTTTTATATAGGAAGCATAGGTATGCTGATTTTTATACTTATAATTCTTATGGGTACATCTAATGCTGTAAATATAACAGATGGATTGGATGGACTGGCTATAATGCCAATGATAATATGTTCTACTATATTAGGAGCAATTTCTTATTTCACAGGAAATGTAAATATGAGTGAACACTTGAAACTTTTCTATATACCAGGTTCAGGAGAGATGTCAGTATTTTTGGCAACTATCTGTGGTTCAGGACTTGGATTTTTATGGTATAATTTCTATCCAGCTCAAATATTTATGGGGGATACTGGTTCTCTTACATTGGGAGGAGTACTAGGAGTAGTCGCTATTCTTTTGAAGCAGGAACTTATTCTTCCAATAATAGGAGGAGTATTTGTGATGGAAGCTCTTTCAGTTATACTTCAGGTAGGCTCTTTTAAGCTGAGAGGAAAAAGAATATTCAAAATGGCACCTATTCATCATCACTTTGAACTCAGCGGTTTAGCTGAAACAAAGGTGACAATGAGGTTCTGGATAACAACTTTGATATTTGGAATGGTAGCACTTGGAATAATAAGATTAAGAGGAATTCTCTAA
- the murF gene encoding UDP-N-acetylmuramoyl-tripeptide--D-alanyl-D-alanine ligase, with protein sequence MKILFNILDEIFGIKSVVEKNEIGHVVMDSRKVQKGDLFFAINNGNSYVNDVLGKGAALVIADNYKGNDKRVIKVDNTIKCMQELAKKYRKALNIKIIAITGSNGKTTTKDMVYSILSQEYVTAKTMGNLNNHIGVPFTILQLDNKYEVAVLELGMSGFGEIDLLSNIAQPDIGVITNIGDSHLEFLKTRENVFKAKTELVKYVEKENLIIFGDDPFLKMLDGVKVGYEKDNNYQIEDFSDSDEGLSFELNGDKYEIALNGKHNCINAAIAVVIGKKMKVPYEKIKDGLKNLELTPMRFQKIEKENIIYINDAYNASPISVSFSLETFDKLYNDTLKITILGDMLELGEKEIEYHKNIIEKALSIHTDKIYLYGERMKKALENVQKNREKITHFTEKEEIKKLILKEQKKTSILLKGSRGMKLEEIIE encoded by the coding sequence ATGAAAATACTTTTTAATATTCTGGATGAAATATTTGGAATAAAGAGTGTAGTTGAAAAAAATGAAATAGGTCATGTTGTTATGGACAGCAGAAAAGTCCAAAAGGGAGATCTGTTTTTTGCTATAAATAATGGAAACAGCTATGTAAATGATGTACTTGGTAAAGGGGCAGCTTTAGTAATAGCTGATAATTATAAAGGAAATGATAAAAGAGTAATTAAGGTAGATAATACTATAAAATGTATGCAGGAACTGGCTAAAAAATATAGGAAAGCTCTCAATATAAAAATTATTGCTATAACAGGAAGTAATGGAAAGACTACAACTAAGGATATGGTATATTCCATACTGTCACAAGAATATGTGACAGCTAAAACTATGGGAAATCTCAATAATCATATAGGAGTTCCATTTACAATTTTACAGTTGGATAATAAATATGAAGTTGCAGTTCTTGAATTAGGTATGAGCGGCTTTGGAGAGATAGACTTATTATCTAATATAGCTCAGCCTGATATTGGTGTTATAACTAATATAGGAGACTCTCATTTAGAATTTTTAAAAACCAGAGAAAATGTGTTTAAGGCAAAAACCGAATTGGTAAAATATGTTGAAAAAGAAAATCTTATTATTTTTGGTGATGATCCATTTCTAAAAATGCTAGATGGAGTAAAAGTTGGATATGAAAAAGATAATAATTATCAGATTGAGGATTTTAGCGACAGTGATGAGGGACTTTCATTTGAGTTGAATGGAGATAAATATGAGATAGCTCTAAATGGAAAGCATAACTGTATAAATGCAGCTATAGCTGTGGTAATAGGTAAAAAAATGAAAGTACCTTATGAAAAAATAAAAGATGGATTAAAAAATCTTGAGCTTACTCCAATGAGGTTTCAAAAAATAGAAAAAGAAAATATTATATATATAAATGATGCATATAATGCTAGTCCAATATCAGTAAGCTTCTCACTTGAAACTTTTGACAAGCTGTACAATGATACTTTAAAAATAACCATTCTGGGAGATATGCTGGAACTTGGAGAAAAAGAAATAGAGTATCATAAAAATATTATAGAAAAAGCTTTGAGTATTCATACAGATAAGATATATTTATATGGAGAGAGAATGAAAAAAGCTTTAGAAAATGTACAAAAAAACAGAGAAAAAATAACTCATTTCACAGAAAAGGAAGAGATAAAAAAACTTATCTTGAAGGAGCAGAAAAAAACTTCTATTTTATTAAAGGGTTCTCGTGGAATGAAACTTGAAGAGATAATAGAATAA
- the gmhB gene encoding D-glycero-alpha-D-manno-heptose-1,7-bisphosphate 7-phosphatase has protein sequence MKKAILLDRDGTINVEKDYLHKVEDFEFEKNVVEALKIFSSLGYTMAVVTNQSGIARGYYTEDDLKKLNEYIKKELEKHGVIIEKFYYCPHHPENGIGKYKIDCICRKPNTGMLDEAIKEFNIDRTSSFMVGDTIADIDAGSRAGLTPVLVKTGHGMETLQKIGDRKIDIFDSLYDFALSLK, from the coding sequence ATGAAAAAAGCAATTTTACTGGATAGAGATGGAACTATAAATGTTGAAAAAGATTATCTTCATAAAGTAGAAGATTTTGAATTTGAAAAAAATGTAGTGGAAGCTTTAAAAATATTTTCATCTTTGGGATATACAATGGCAGTTGTAACTAACCAGTCAGGTATAGCAAGAGGATATTACACAGAGGATGATCTCAAGAAATTAAATGAATACATAAAAAAGGAATTGGAAAAACATGGAGTTATAATAGAGAAATTCTATTATTGCCCTCATCATCCTGAAAATGGTATAGGAAAATATAAAATTGACTGTATATGCAGAAAACCAAATACAGGAATGTTAGATGAAGCGATAAAAGAATTTAATATTGATAGAACAAGTTCTTTCATGGTAGGGGATACTATTGCAGATATAGATGCAGGAAGCAGAGCTGGACTTACTCCTGTTCTTGTAAAAACAGGACATGGGATGGAAACGCTGCAAAAAATTGGAGATAGAAAAATAGATATTTTTGATTCTCTTTATGATTTTGCATTAAGTTTGAAATAA
- a CDS encoding alkaline phosphatase produces the protein MNRKKMILAGMLLMAATSFAQAKYIFYFIGDGMGAAQRQITEEYKKGVMKEDGKLLMNSLPFSAITTTYSADTLITDSAAAGTALATGHKTNNGYIAKDTKGNDLKTLLEMAQEDGRATGLVTTTRITHATPAVFASHNIDRDDENGIASDYVKSNVDYFAGGGYRHFTPKDGELSSKRKDDRNLVKEFQEKGYKTFIGQKSAKDFKNWAPKDGEKVFAAFEASHMPYEIDRKSDSPSLSTMTEKGIELLKKDKDGFFMMVEGGRIDHASHANDVMGTIYDTIAFDNALKTAYKFYKENPNDTLIVVAADHETGGMGLGFGNNYFLKLDELKNVKVSVEDVLQKAYTGDRDGFFKYIADNMGLSKLTDTERNNIVKAMDLQDKNKDASEMFGGYSPVAIAVTHIISERSGMQWTSYAHTAVQVPLAAVGKDSQNFTGFKDNTEVAKLIGKSMGKEIK, from the coding sequence ATGAACAGGAAAAAAATGATTTTAGCAGGAATGCTGCTTATGGCAGCTACAAGTTTTGCACAGGCAAAATATATATTCTATTTTATAGGTGATGGTATGGGAGCTGCTCAAAGGCAAATCACTGAAGAATATAAAAAAGGAGTAATGAAAGAGGATGGAAAACTTCTTATGAATTCACTTCCATTTTCAGCAATAACTACAACATATTCAGCAGATACTCTTATAACAGACTCAGCAGCAGCAGGAACAGCTCTAGCTACTGGGCATAAGACAAATAATGGATACATAGCTAAAGATACAAAAGGAAATGATTTGAAAACTCTGTTAGAAATGGCTCAGGAAGATGGGAGAGCAACAGGTTTAGTGACAACAACAAGAATAACTCATGCTACACCAGCAGTATTTGCTTCTCATAATATAGACAGAGATGATGAAAATGGAATAGCATCAGATTATGTAAAAAGTAATGTTGATTATTTTGCAGGTGGAGGATATAGACATTTTACTCCAAAGGATGGAGAACTTTCAAGCAAGAGAAAAGATGATAGAAATCTTGTAAAAGAATTTCAGGAAAAAGGATACAAAACATTTATAGGGCAAAAATCAGCAAAAGATTTTAAGAACTGGGCTCCAAAAGATGGAGAAAAAGTATTTGCAGCTTTTGAAGCCTCTCATATGCCATATGAAATAGATAGAAAGTCTGATAGTCCAAGTCTTAGTACAATGACTGAGAAAGGAATTGAACTGTTGAAAAAAGATAAAGATGGTTTCTTTATGATGGTAGAGGGTGGAAGAATCGACCATGCTTCACATGCTAATGATGTTATGGGGACAATATATGATACTATAGCTTTTGACAATGCTCTTAAGACAGCTTATAAATTCTACAAAGAGAATCCAAATGATACATTGATAGTAGTAGCAGCAGACCATGAAACTGGAGGTATGGGGCTTGGGTTTGGAAATAACTATTTTTTAAAGCTTGATGAACTTAAAAATGTAAAAGTATCAGTTGAAGATGTACTTCAAAAAGCTTATACAGGAGATAGAGATGGATTCTTTAAATACATAGCAGATAATATGGGATTATCAAAATTAACAGATACAGAAAGAAATAATATAGTAAAAGCTATGGATCTTCAAGATAAAAATAAAGATGCAAGTGAAATGTTTGGTGGGTATAGTCCAGTAGCTATAGCAGTTACTCATATAATTTCAGAGAGATCAGGAATGCAGTGGACATCTTATGCACATACAGCTGTACAGGTACCATTGGCAGCAGTTGGAAAAGATTCTCAAAATTTCACAGGTTTTAAAGATAATACAGAAGTAGCTAAACTTATAGGAAAAAGCATGGGAAAAGAGATAAAATAG
- a CDS encoding putative acetyltransferase — translation MEYGEISFRKGVKTDVEAVVELLKERCRWMDRKGIQQWNNEGYLNFYNHNYFSDKANNGELYVAQMEGKIVGMFVLLEEDERWNDNVQSYYLHNFTTDPEIKGLGEVILKYCEDKTVQDGKKRFRLDCGIKNKELNDYYESKGFVFAGICDESPYYIGNKREKIFK, via the coding sequence ATGGAATATGGAGAAATAAGTTTTAGAAAAGGTGTAAAAACTGATGTAGAAGCTGTAGTAGAACTCTTGAAAGAAAGATGCAGATGGATGGACAGAAAAGGAATACAACAGTGGAATAATGAGGGATATTTAAATTTTTATAATCACAATTATTTTTCTGATAAAGCAAATAATGGAGAATTATATGTAGCCCAGATGGAAGGAAAGATAGTTGGGATGTTTGTTCTTTTAGAAGAGGACGAAAGATGGAATGATAATGTTCAATCATATTATCTTCATAATTTTACTACTGATCCAGAAATAAAAGGACTTGGAGAAGTAATATTAAAATATTGTGAAGACAAGACCGTTCAGGATGGAAAAAAGAGATTTCGTTTGGACTGTGGTATAAAAAATAAAGAATTAAATGATTACTATGAAAGCAAAGGTTTTGTTTTTGCTGGAATATGTGATGAAAGTCCATATTATATAGGGAATAAAAGAGAAAAAATATTTAAATAG